A window from Lachnoanaerobaculum umeaense encodes these proteins:
- a CDS encoding cell wall hydrolase, translating into MPRITSLLKSICGKIMAIPMKITKKMYRQMALLTIGGAVVSAVAFSSNGFAGGGKNAVSANVINSAEDETSEEDVSNETSDILDNAGLDNTTVVEGHIDLPRIEQKETGNEKMERLLDERRVALGLSSLTVEDYNNLLRIVEAEVGDNDVYGRTIVANVVINRVKSSHFENTITDVIFSKGQFSPIRDKRFFKVKVSEATIKGVNNALMGEDYSMGALYFMDRAYSSNHAVGWFDSSLTYLFSYGGHEYFK; encoded by the coding sequence ATGCCAAGAATAACATCGCTTCTTAAGTCTATATGTGGAAAAATCATGGCAATACCCATGAAAATCACAAAGAAGATGTACAGACAGATGGCATTGCTTACAATAGGTGGTGCAGTTGTAAGTGCTGTTGCATTTTCAAGCAATGGATTTGCGGGAGGCGGAAAGAATGCTGTCAGTGCGAATGTCATCAACTCTGCTGAGGATGAAACTTCAGAAGAAGATGTGTCGAACGAGACAAGCGATATTTTGGATAATGCCGGATTAGATAATACAACTGTTGTGGAGGGACACATAGATCTACCAAGGATCGAACAAAAGGAGACCGGAAATGAAAAGATGGAAAGACTTCTTGATGAAAGACGAGTGGCACTTGGTTTATCTTCTCTAACAGTGGAGGATTATAATAATCTGCTAAGGATTGTAGAAGCTGAAGTAGGTGACAATGATGTTTATGGTAGAACTATAGTAGCCAATGTGGTTATAAATAGAGTTAAGTCAAGCCATTTTGAAAACACCATAACAGATGTTATATTTAGCAAGGGACAGTTTTCACCTATAAGGGATAAGAGGTTTTTTAAAGTCAAGGTAAGTGAGGCGACAATCAAGGGCGTGAACAATGCATTGATGGGAGAAGACTACTCAATGGGAGCACTTTATTTTATGGATAGAGCTTATTCCTCAAACCATGCGGTTGGATGGTTTGATTCATCTTTAACATATTTGTTTTCTTATGGAGGTCATGAATATTTTAAATAA
- the leuB gene encoding 3-isopropylmalate dehydrogenase yields the protein MKAKIALINGDGIGPEIVREAKKVLETIEKKYGHEFIFTDIDMGGCSIDKYGVPLTDEAIEIAKRSDAVLLGAVGGNVGNSRWYDIAPNLRPEAGLLKIRKELGLFANLRPALLYKELADACPLKTEISKAGFDMVIVRELTGGLYFGDRYTKEIDGVRTAVDTLVYNENEIRRVAKVAFDIASKRRKKVISVDKANVLDSSRLWRNVVEEVAKEYKDITLEHMLVDNAAMQLVMNPAQFDVVLTENMFGDILSDEASMITGSIGMLSSASLNESKLGLYEPSHGSAPDIAGKNIANPIATILSAAMLLRYSLGLDKEADNIEKAVGKALKDGFRTADIYTEGMTKLTTTEMGDKIVEYIN from the coding sequence ATGAAAGCGAAAATAGCATTAATAAATGGTGATGGTATTGGACCGGAGATAGTAAGAGAGGCAAAAAAAGTTCTTGAAACTATTGAAAAAAAATATGGTCATGAGTTTATATTTACAGATATAGATATGGGAGGATGCTCTATTGATAAATATGGAGTACCGCTTACAGATGAAGCAATAGAGATTGCAAAGAGAAGTGATGCAGTACTGCTTGGAGCAGTAGGTGGAAATGTCGGCAATTCAAGATGGTATGATATTGCACCTAATCTAAGACCGGAAGCAGGACTTTTGAAGATAAGAAAGGAACTGGGACTTTTTGCAAATTTAAGACCGGCACTTTTGTATAAGGAACTTGCGGATGCTTGTCCTCTAAAGACTGAAATAAGCAAAGCCGGTTTTGATATGGTAATAGTCAGGGAGCTTACAGGAGGTCTTTACTTTGGAGACAGATATACAAAGGAAATAGATGGTGTAAGAACTGCAGTGGATACTTTGGTCTACAATGAAAATGAGATTAGAAGGGTGGCAAAGGTTGCCTTTGATATCGCTTCAAAAAGAAGAAAGAAGGTTATCAGTGTAGACAAGGCCAATGTACTGGATAGTTCCAGACTTTGGAGAAATGTGGTAGAGGAAGTAGCAAAGGAATACAAGGATATTACATTGGAGCATATGCTTGTAGATAATGCAGCTATGCAGCTTGTAATGAATCCGGCGCAGTTTGATGTAGTGCTTACTGAGAATATGTTTGGAGATATACTTTCTGATGAAGCAAGTATGATAACAGGCTCTATAGGAATGCTCTCAAGTGCAAGTTTGAATGAGAGCAAGCTTGGACTTTATGAGCCAAGCCATGGTTCAGCACCGGATATTGCCGGAAAGAATATTGCAAATCCTATAGCAACAATACTTTCAGCTGCAATGCTTTTAAGATATTCTCTGGGACTTGATAAGGAAGCTGATAATATTGAAAAGGCAGTTGGAAAAGCTTTAAAAGATGGTTTTAGGACGGCTGATATTTACACTGAGGGAATGACAAAGCTGACCACCACTGAAATGGGCGATAAGATAGTGGAGTATATAAATTAA
- the ilvD gene encoding dihydroxy-acid dehydratase encodes MDNLRSNNMKSGMQQAPSRSLLNAVGMTPEEMRKPIIGIVSSFNEIVPGHINLDKISDAVKLGVAEAGGMPVVFPAIAVCDGIAMGHLGMKYSLCSRDLIADSTETVAMAHQFDALVMIPNCDKTVPGMLMAAARLNIPTVFVSGGPMLSGKVKGKNTSLSSMFEAVGAYTAGKISEDDVLEYENKTCPTCGSCSGMYTANSMNCLTEVLGMGLRGNGTIPAVYSDRIRLAKRAGYAVMEMLKRDIRPRDIMTKEAFINALTMDMALGCSTNSMLHLPAIAYEAGVELNVDIANEISAKTPNLCHLAPAGHTYIEELNEAGGIYAVMKEISKLGLLNLDCMTVTGKTVGENIKNAINLDTDVIRPAENPYSKVGGIAVLKGNIAPDSCVVKRSAVLPNMLKHSGPARVFDCEEDAIEAIKGGKIVPGDVVVIRYEGPKGGPGMREMLNPTSAIAGMGLDDTVALITDGRFSGASRGASIGHASPEAAVGGPIGLLQDGDIIDIDINANTVNARVSEEEFAKRRENWKPRINEVTGYLARYRKLVSGAPRGAVLTVDEL; translated from the coding sequence ATGGATAATTTACGCTCAAATAATATGAAATCAGGTATGCAACAGGCACCTAGCAGATCGCTGCTAAATGCAGTTGGAATGACACCTGAAGAAATGAGAAAACCTATAATAGGTATAGTAAGCTCATTTAATGAGATTGTACCGGGACATATAAATTTAGATAAAATTTCAGATGCGGTAAAGCTTGGAGTGGCTGAGGCAGGTGGAATGCCTGTAGTCTTTCCGGCGATTGCAGTATGTGACGGAATAGCCATGGGACATTTGGGTATGAAATACTCACTTTGTTCAAGAGATTTAATAGCAGATTCTACAGAGACTGTAGCTATGGCACATCAATTTGATGCACTTGTAATGATTCCGAACTGTGATAAGACAGTACCTGGAATGTTAATGGCTGCAGCCAGACTCAATATACCTACAGTATTTGTATCAGGTGGACCTATGCTTTCAGGTAAGGTAAAGGGTAAGAATACATCACTTTCAAGTATGTTTGAGGCGGTTGGAGCATATACAGCAGGCAAGATCAGCGAAGATGATGTATTAGAATATGAAAATAAGACATGCCCTACCTGCGGCTCATGTTCAGGTATGTACACAGCAAACTCTATGAACTGTTTAACAGAAGTTCTTGGAATGGGACTTAGAGGAAATGGAACAATACCTGCCGTTTATTCTGACAGAATCAGACTTGCAAAAAGAGCAGGTTATGCTGTAATGGAAATGCTAAAGAGAGATATTCGTCCAAGAGATATAATGACAAAGGAAGCATTTATAAATGCACTTACCATGGATATGGCACTTGGATGTTCCACAAACTCAATGCTTCATCTTCCGGCCATAGCTTATGAGGCAGGAGTTGAGTTAAATGTAGATATTGCAAATGAAATCAGTGCAAAGACTCCAAATCTTTGCCATCTTGCACCGGCAGGACATACCTATATAGAGGAGCTGAACGAAGCCGGCGGCATCTATGCGGTTATGAAGGAAATATCAAAACTTGGACTTTTAAACCTTGACTGTATGACTGTTACAGGAAAGACAGTAGGTGAGAATATAAAGAATGCAATCAATCTGGATACAGATGTTATAAGGCCGGCTGAGAATCCATATTCGAAGGTAGGCGGTATAGCAGTACTTAAGGGAAATATAGCACCTGATTCTTGTGTTGTAAAAAGAAGTGCGGTTTTACCAAATATGTTGAAGCACTCAGGACCGGCAAGAGTCTTTGATTGTGAAGAAGATGCAATAGAGGCGATCAAAGGTGGCAAGATAGTACCGGGAGATGTGGTAGTTATTAGATACGAGGGACCGAAAGGTGGTCCGGGTATGAGAGAGATGTTAAATCCTACATCAGCAATTGCCGGAATGGGACTTGATGATACAGTAGCACTTATTACTGACGGTAGATTTTCAGGTGCTTCAAGAGGTGCATCGATAGGCCATGCTTCACCTGAGGCAGCAGTTGGAGGTCCGATAGGACTTTTGCAGGATGGAGATATCATAGATATTGATATTAATGCAAATACTGTTAATGCTAGAGTGAGTGAAGAAGAGTTTGCTAAGAGAAGAGAAAATTGGAAACCGAGGATAAATGAAGTTACCGGATACCTGGCAAGATATAGAAAGCTGGTTTCAGGAGCTCCAAGAGGTGCGGTTTTAACAGTTGACGAATTATAG
- the ilvB gene encoding biosynthetic-type acetolactate synthase large subunit yields the protein MAKLSGSKIIVECLLEQGVDTVFGYPGGAILNLYDELYKYQDRIKHILTSHEQGAAHAADGYARASDKVGVCLATSGPGATNLVTGIASAYMDSIPVVAITCNVGNNLLGKDSFQEVDIAGIVMPVTKYSFIVRDGNKLADTIRRAFKIAVSGRPGPVLIDITKDVTGDSFEYEYKEPEKVKPQVSVTEEEILNTISLIRGSKKPFALVGGGAILSDASEELRTFVSKVDCPVADTLMGKGAFDGSNEKYTGMVGMHGTKASNLGITECDLLIVIGARFSDRVIGNAKKFAKNAKILHIDVDAAEISKNIKADYSLIGDARLILRKLNARLDPVHHDEWVAHIERLKDMYPIKTNKSNLTGEYIIETIDEKTKDDTIISTEVGQHQMWTAQFYKFKNPRTFLTSGGLGTMGYGLGAAIGAKVAMPDKTVVNIAGDGCFRMNMNEIATATRYDIPIIQVIINNHVLGMVRQWQNLFYGKRYSQTILRDKVDFVKLAEAMGAKAKRVTTKEEFDEAFDEALKSNTTFVIECEIDSDEKVFPMVSPGAAISDVFDEKDLKINPIK from the coding sequence ATGGCTAAATTAAGTGGTTCAAAAATAATAGTTGAATGTCTACTGGAGCAGGGGGTTGATACAGTCTTCGGTTATCCGGGTGGTGCAATATTAAACTTGTATGATGAATTGTATAAGTATCAGGATAGAATAAAACATATACTTACCAGTCATGAGCAGGGAGCTGCACATGCTGCAGATGGTTATGCCAGAGCAAGTGATAAGGTAGGAGTATGTTTAGCTACCAGTGGACCGGGAGCTACAAACTTGGTAACAGGTATTGCCAGTGCATATATGGATTCCATACCTGTAGTTGCCATAACATGTAATGTAGGTAATAATCTTCTTGGAAAGGATTCTTTCCAAGAGGTGGATATAGCGGGTATAGTAATGCCTGTTACAAAGTATAGCTTTATAGTAAGAGATGGAAACAAGCTGGCTGATACTATAAGAAGAGCTTTTAAGATAGCGGTATCCGGAAGACCGGGACCTGTATTGATAGATATTACAAAGGATGTCACAGGAGATAGCTTTGAATATGAGTATAAGGAACCTGAGAAGGTAAAACCTCAGGTAAGCGTTACAGAGGAAGAAATATTGAATACTATCTCACTTATAAGAGGATCAAAGAAGCCTTTCGCATTGGTAGGTGGAGGTGCTATCCTCTCTGATGCCAGTGAAGAGCTAAGAACTTTTGTTTCAAAGGTGGATTGTCCGGTAGCAGATACCCTGATGGGTAAGGGAGCATTTGACGGTTCCAATGAGAAATATACCGGAATGGTAGGTATGCATGGAACAAAGGCAAGTAACCTTGGTATAACAGAATGTGACCTACTCATTGTTATAGGTGCCAGATTCTCTGACAGAGTAATAGGTAATGCTAAGAAGTTTGCAAAGAATGCAAAGATTCTTCATATAGATGTGGATGCGGCTGAGATAAGCAAAAATATCAAAGCTGATTACAGCTTGATAGGTGATGCAAGACTGATACTTAGAAAGTTGAATGCAAGACTTGATCCGGTTCATCATGACGAGTGGGTAGCGCATATTGAAAGATTAAAGGATATGTATCCTATAAAGACCAATAAATCTAATCTTACAGGTGAGTATATAATAGAAACTATTGATGAAAAAACCAAGGATGATACTATTATTTCTACAGAAGTAGGACAGCATCAGATGTGGACAGCACAGTTTTACAAGTTCAAAAATCCAAGAACTTTCCTTACTTCAGGGGGACTTGGAACTATGGGTTATGGGCTTGGAGCGGCTATAGGTGCAAAAGTTGCTATGCCTGATAAGACAGTGGTAAATATTGCCGGTGATGGTTGCTTTAGAATGAATATGAATGAAATAGCTACAGCTACCAGATATGATATACCTATAATTCAAGTGATTATCAATAACCATGTGCTTGGAATGGTTAGACAGTGGCAGAATTTATTCTATGGAAAGAGATATTCACAGACAATACTAAGAGATAAGGTAGACTTTGTGAAATTGGCTGAGGCTATGGGAGCAAAGGCAAAGAGAGTTACTACAAAAGAGGAGTTTGATGAGGCGTTTGATGAGGCATTGAAGTCAAATACAACTTTTGTTATTGAATGTGAAATAGATTCTGATGAGAAGGTATTCCCAATGGTGTCTCCGGGAGCCGCAATATCAGATGTCTTTGATGAAAAAGATTTAAAAATAAACCCTATAAAATAA
- the serC gene encoding 3-phosphoserine/phosphohydroxythreonine transaminase, with the protein MGRVYNFSAGPAVLPEEVLRDAAAEMLDYNGSGMSVMEMSHRSKVYENIIEEAEKDIRDLLNIPDNYKVLFLQGGGHTQFAMVPMNLMKNRKADYIITGQWAKKAFQEAKMYGDVVAVASSEDETYSYIPDCSDLPIREDADYVYICENNTIYGTKFKTLPNTKGKDLVADVSSCFLSEPMDISKYGIVWGGVQKNIGPAGVVIAIVRDDLITDDVLEGTPSMLRYKVHADNKSLYNTPPAYNIYICGKVFKWIKSLGGLSAMKVRNEEKAKILYDFLDSSKLFKGTVRKEDRSLMNVPFITGDKEMDAKFIKEAEANGFVNLKGHRSVGGMRASIYNAMPKEGVEKLVEFMKKFEKENA; encoded by the coding sequence ATGGGAAGAGTGTATAATTTTAGTGCCGGACCCGCGGTACTTCCGGAAGAAGTTTTAAGAGATGCAGCTGCAGAGATGCTTGATTATAATGGAAGTGGAATGTCTGTTATGGAAATGAGTCATCGTTCCAAGGTTTATGAAAACATAATAGAGGAAGCGGAGAAGGATATAAGAGATCTTTTGAACATTCCTGACAATTATAAAGTACTTTTCTTACAGGGCGGTGGACATACACAGTTTGCCATGGTTCCAATGAATCTTATGAAGAACAGAAAAGCTGATTATATTATTACAGGACAGTGGGCAAAGAAGGCTTTTCAAGAGGCGAAGATGTATGGTGATGTAGTGGCGGTGGCTTCAAGTGAAGATGAGACCTACTCATATATTCCGGATTGTTCAGATTTACCTATAAGAGAAGATGCAGACTATGTATATATTTGTGAGAACAATACAATATATGGTACTAAGTTCAAAACATTACCAAATACAAAGGGCAAGGATCTGGTAGCGGATGTTTCATCCTGTTTTTTGTCAGAACCTATGGATATAAGTAAGTACGGCATTGTTTGGGGTGGTGTACAAAAGAACATAGGACCGGCAGGAGTAGTTATCGCAATCGTAAGAGATGATTTAATTACAGATGATGTATTGGAGGGTACCCCTTCAATGCTTAGATATAAAGTACATGCAGATAATAAATCTCTTTACAATACGCCACCTGCATATAATATTTATATCTGTGGCAAGGTGTTCAAATGGATAAAGTCTCTAGGTGGACTCAGTGCTATGAAGGTAAGAAACGAAGAAAAAGCTAAGATCTTATACGACTTCCTTGATTCATCCAAGCTCTTTAAGGGAACAGTAAGAAAAGAAGACCGTTCACTTATGAATGTTCCGTTCATTACAGGAGATAAGGAGATGGATGCAAAGTTCATTAAAGAAGCAGAAGCAAACGGTTTTGTAAACTTAAAAGGCCATAGAAGCGTTGGAGGAATGAGAGCCAGCATCTACAATGCTATGCCTAAAGAAGGTGTAGAGAAACTTGTTGAGTTTATGAAGAAGTTTGAAAAAGAGAATGCATAA
- a CDS encoding phosphoglycerate dehydrogenase: MKNIHCLNPIASVGTDIFDENYKFTDNIEEADAIMVRSAAMGDMEFSKNLLAIARAGAGVNNIPLDRCADNGIVVFNTPGANANGVKELVICGMLLAARDVVGGIEWTRSIKDSDTISKDVEKGKKNFAGCEIKGKKLGVIGLGAIGAEVANAAASLGLEVFGYDPYISVNSAWRLSRKIKHITDISEIFRECDYITLHTPLTDDNKGMIGKNSIPQMKDGVVVLNFARDLLVDDDEMEKALESGKVARYVTDFPNTKSAKMEKAIVIPHLGASTQESEDNCAVMAANELVDYLENGNIKNSVNYPSCDMGICQVEGRVALLHKNIPNMIGQITSAFAKNGYNISDLTNKSKATKAYTLIDIESKASQKLVDELNDIEGILKVRVIK, from the coding sequence ATGAAGAATATACATTGCCTGAATCCTATCGCAAGTGTAGGAACAGATATATTTGATGAAAATTATAAGTTTACAGATAACATAGAAGAAGCGGATGCTATAATGGTAAGATCTGCTGCTATGGGAGATATGGAGTTCTCAAAGAATTTGCTTGCCATTGCCAGAGCAGGTGCTGGAGTAAATAATATACCGCTTGATAGATGTGCTGACAATGGAATTGTGGTGTTCAATACTCCGGGTGCAAATGCCAATGGAGTAAAGGAGTTGGTGATTTGTGGAATGCTTTTGGCTGCCAGAGATGTAGTAGGCGGTATAGAGTGGACAAGAAGCATCAAAGATTCGGACACTATTTCAAAGGATGTGGAAAAGGGTAAGAAGAACTTTGCAGGCTGTGAGATTAAGGGAAAGAAACTTGGAGTTATTGGACTTGGTGCCATAGGTGCTGAAGTGGCAAATGCTGCTGCATCACTTGGACTTGAGGTATTCGGATACGATCCTTATATTTCTGTAAACTCTGCTTGGAGACTGTCAAGAAAGATAAAGCATATTACAGATATAAGTGAAATATTTAGAGAATGTGATTATATTACCTTACATACACCGCTTACAGATGATAATAAAGGAATGATTGGAAAAAATTCCATACCACAGATGAAGGATGGTGTGGTAGTATTAAACTTTGCAAGAGATTTGCTTGTAGATGATGATGAGATGGAAAAAGCGTTGGAGAGTGGTAAGGTTGCAAGATATGTTACAGACTTCCCAAATACAAAGTCTGCAAAGATGGAAAAGGCCATAGTTATACCTCATTTAGGAGCTTCTACGCAGGAAAGTGAAGATAATTGTGCAGTGATGGCGGCAAATGAATTGGTGGATTATCTTGAGAATGGTAATATAAAGAATTCAGTAAATTACCCGAGTTGCGATATGGGTATTTGTCAGGTTGAAGGAAGGGTTGCACTCTTACACAAGAATATTCCAAATATGATTGGTCAGATTACCTCAGCATTTGCAAAGAATGGTTACAATATTTCAGATCTTACAAACAAATCAAAGGCAACAAAGGCATACACTCTTATTGATATAGAGAGTAAGGCAAGCCAAAAGCTTGTAGACGAGTTAAATGATATTGAAGGTATTTTGAAGGTAAGGGTTATAAAATAG
- a CDS encoding DUF1015 domain-containing protein — MAIVKSFKCVRPGDDMVKQVASLPYDVYDRKEAKAAVAGKPYAFLNIDRPETAFDDDFDMYSKEAYLKAKELYDEFKNNGIYKKDVENSYYLYELTMNGRSQIGIVGLASVDDYLNDIIKKHEKTREEKEIDRINHVDIVDAQTGPIFLAYKKNDDLKKIISENSLLEPIYDFVSEDNVRHRVWKIDKFYNDQIFECFKNIPALYIADGHHRAASAVKVALKRREKENNIDAEYNYFLSVIFDERQLHILPYNRILLESNEKSTEEIIDLISENFDMKESPILEEIKDRHEFGMLINDKFFILRAKENVLAGVEGDSIKSLDVSILQDMVLDPIFGIKDPRTDERIKFAGGIRGVSYLKSELDSGNGVVAFLMHPTSMEELFAVADDNKLMPPKSTWFEPKLRSGIFIHEI, encoded by the coding sequence ATGGCAATAGTAAAATCTTTCAAATGTGTAAGACCTGGTGATGATATGGTAAAGCAGGTGGCATCACTGCCATATGATGTATATGACAGAAAAGAAGCAAAGGCGGCAGTAGCAGGTAAGCCATATGCATTCTTAAATATTGATAGGCCTGAGACGGCGTTTGATGACGATTTTGATATGTACTCAAAAGAAGCTTATTTAAAGGCGAAAGAGCTATATGATGAGTTTAAGAATAATGGTATATATAAAAAGGATGTTGAAAACAGCTATTATCTATATGAGCTTACAATGAATGGAAGAAGCCAGATAGGAATAGTAGGCTTGGCAAGTGTAGATGATTATTTGAATGATATTATAAAAAAGCATGAGAAGACCAGAGAAGAAAAGGAAATCGATAGGATAAATCATGTGGATATAGTAGATGCACAGACAGGGCCTATATTTTTGGCATATAAGAAAAATGATGATTTGAAAAAGATAATATCAGAAAATAGTTTACTTGAGCCAATATATGATTTTGTTTCAGAGGATAATGTAAGACATAGAGTATGGAAGATAGATAAATTTTATAATGACCAAATATTTGAATGCTTCAAAAATATTCCGGCACTTTATATAGCCGACGGACATCATAGAGCAGCTTCTGCAGTAAAGGTAGCACTAAAGAGAAGAGAAAAAGAAAATAATATTGATGCAGAATATAATTATTTTCTTTCTGTAATCTTTGATGAAAGGCAGCTGCATATCCTTCCATACAATAGGATATTATTGGAATCTAATGAAAAAAGTACAGAAGAGATAATAGATCTGATATCTGAAAACTTTGATATGAAGGAGAGTCCAATACTGGAAGAAATCAAAGACAGACATGAATTTGGAATGCTCATAAATGATAAATTCTTCATTTTAAGAGCAAAGGAAAATGTACTTGCCGGAGTGGAGGGAGATAGTATAAAAAGCCTCGATGTATCAATACTTCAGGATATGGTACTTGATCCAATATTTGGAATAAAGGATCCAAGAACTGATGAGAGAATAAAGTTTGCAGGTGGTATCAGAGGAGTATCCTATTTAAAATCGGAGTTGGATAGTGGAAATGGTGTTGTAGCATTTTTGATGCATCCAACCTCTATGGAAGAGTTGTTTGCTGTAGCAGATGATAATAAGCTTATGCCGCCAAAGTCAACTTGGTTTGAACCGAAGCTTAGAAGTGGCATTTTCATACATGAGATATAA
- a CDS encoding M48 metallopeptidase family protein, with amino-acid sequence MRYNEDFHIILPSEKYENMVHFWMHSDGGKIFKKKLNDFAKKMNVHFNMVRIKNVKTIWGSCSSKKNLNFNFKLFFLPESLIDYVCVHELAHLKQMNHSKEFWLEVEKQIPDYRLRREELKRYI; translated from the coding sequence ATGAGATATAATGAAGATTTTCACATAATATTGCCATCAGAAAAATATGAAAATATGGTGCATTTTTGGATGCATTCTGATGGAGGAAAGATATTTAAAAAGAAATTGAATGATTTTGCAAAGAAGATGAATGTTCACTTCAATATGGTAAGGATAAAGAATGTTAAGACTATATGGGGAAGTTGTTCTTCAAAGAAAAATCTAAATTTTAATTTCAAACTGTTTTTCTTACCGGAAAGCTTGATTGATTATGTATGTGTACATGAATTAGCACATCTAAAACAAATGAATCATTCAAAAGAATTTTGGTTAGAGGTAGAAAAACAGATACCGGATTATAGACTGAGGAGAGAGGAACTGAAAAGATATATTTGA
- a CDS encoding DUF1700 domain-containing protein, whose product MTKEEFLDGLRKALFSTGSASLIEENIRFYSSYIDDELSKGRSIDDIMEELGDPRLIANSIKVAAGYDDVFTGLNNEAYMNNDRYEEKINTENEEKGNANFKAYNLSGKSLILPIIIILAVVLVVIAVIVAVFSFLAPVLLPIIGVLILVGLIKGILYKR is encoded by the coding sequence ATGACGAAGGAAGAATTTCTGGATGGACTGAGAAAGGCTTTGTTTTCTACAGGTTCAGCATCACTTATTGAGGAAAATATAAGATTTTATTCTTCATATATTGATGATGAACTCTCAAAAGGAAGAAGCATTGACGATATAATGGAAGAGCTTGGTGATCCAAGATTGATTGCCAATTCCATAAAAGTTGCAGCGGGATATGATGATGTATTTACAGGATTGAACAATGAAGCATATATGAATAATGACAGATATGAAGAAAAAATCAATACTGAAAATGAAGAAAAAGGGAATGCAAATTTTAAAGCGTATAATTTATCCGGTAAGAGCCTTATTTTGCCGATTATTATCATATTAGCAGTGGTTTTGGTGGTAATTGCTGTAATAGTAGCTGTATTTTCTTTTTTGGCACCGGTATTATTGCCTATAATAGGGGTATTGATATTGGTAGGATTAATAAAAGGAATATTATATAAGAGGTAA
- a CDS encoding C40 family peptidase codes for MNNTKKIIIGILSAMTITTLSPVTSFATTVRKISYHQYGEKVLNGPALKSGTYIVTVEASSLDIYKSMTSNETIGKASRGDVFQILEDMGGGYAKVSYNDVEGYISIKSGDTSIEEMDSVEEAAASATQSIVKATETNKREAVINFAKSFVGGRYIYGGTNPYIGADCSGFVKYILANTVGVSLPRTSSEQSGVGATVTSADQLQPGDLLFYGSGRSVSHVAMYIGDGKVVHASSSRTGIIISNYNYRPIIRMANVIG; via the coding sequence ATGAATAACACTAAAAAAATTATAATTGGAATTTTATCAGCAATGACTATTACTACACTTTCACCTGTTACATCTTTTGCAACAACAGTTAGAAAGATCTCATATCATCAGTATGGTGAAAAAGTTTTGAATGGTCCTGCTTTAAAAAGTGGAACATATATAGTTACAGTTGAGGCAAGCTCACTGGACATATATAAGAGCATGACATCAAATGAGACTATTGGTAAGGCGAGTAGAGGTGATGTATTCCAGATCTTAGAAGATATGGGTGGCGGATATGCAAAGGTTTCATACAATGATGTAGAAGGCTATATATCTATAAAGAGCGGAGATACTTCTATTGAGGAGATGGATTCAGTAGAGGAGGCAGCAGCTTCTGCAACACAGAGTATTGTAAAGGCTACAGAAACAAATAAAAGAGAAGCAGTTATAAACTTTGCTAAGAGTTTTGTTGGTGGAAGATATATTTATGGTGGAACCAATCCTTATATAGGTGCGGATTGCTCAGGATTTGTAAAGTATATCTTGGCAAATACTGTGGGGGTTTCACTTCCAAGAACATCTTCAGAGCAGTCAGGAGTAGGTGCTACAGTTACAAGTGCAGATCAGCTTCAACCGGGAGATCTTCTTTTCTACGGTTCGGGTAGATCAGTGAGCCATGTTGCAATGTATATCGGTGATGGAAAGGTAGTACATGCTTCATCATCAAGGACAGGAATAATCATTTCAAATTATAACTACAGACCAATCATTCGTATGGCTAATGTCATAGGATAA